TTCATATTATCCATCCGAACCAACGGTtgattatttgttattataacaTTGGCACTGCAGTGCCTTCTTTGACACAGGGCATGTCGCATCAACCTCAACGCATGTTCCTCCATCTTTGCCTTTAGACTTGCACTGATCGTCACATGTAGCCCACGCCTTGCCAGTTAGAGCACTACTCCATGTTGAGCACCTTGACCATTGGTCAT
This sequence is a window from Dreissena polymorpha isolate Duluth1 chromosome 16, UMN_Dpol_1.0, whole genome shotgun sequence. Protein-coding genes within it:
- the LOC127861558 gene encoding neuromacin-like protein isoform X1; translation: MKIKMAHTDPGFRISMSTPKESSAESEASGGKQGVLKDCYDQWSRCSTWSSALTGKAWATCDDQCKSKGKDGGTCVEVDATCPVSKKALQCQCYNNK
- the LOC127861558 gene encoding neuromacin-like protein isoform X2, translated to MKEINPRGSFRISMSTPKESSAESEASGGKQGVLKDCYDQWSRCSTWSSALTGKAWATCDDQCKSKGKDGGTCVEVDATCPVSKKALQCQCYNNK